One Amblyomma americanum isolate KBUSLIRL-KWMA chromosome 8, ASM5285725v1, whole genome shotgun sequence DNA window includes the following coding sequences:
- the LOC144101872 gene encoding zinc carboxypeptidase-like, with translation MAHAKLCIAAALMVAVTWAKALPASNRTAPVDYTGHRLVSVAPTTAAHVSLLSHLQDRFKVDVWQEPNRFGAPALLRLRPEVADEFVASASSSGMSVTTTCSDVQELIDNERREIRFTTYSTEKSRFDRYLTFEELNDALKDYAKSFDHVTFTSIGRSYEGRDLIGVHIKAKDNLPIVFVECGIHAREWIAHSACLYFIDQLATNYEDDKVVRGLVEKYEWRIHPVVNPDGYVYSHTTDRLWRKTRSKSRLSTECIGTDGNRNFETAKFCKTTATDDPCKETYCGDSVFSEPETRAIRDAVMDIKDRTEFYFSVHSFGLLWLFPNAHSLPPVQNNDVLANISLKATEAIKKVRRTQFDFGSTSSVLYDAGGTSMDWAYDHAGIKKAFTMELEPSSQVPDWKKGFMLPPREILKAVEEAWEGLKAAVA, from the exons ATGGCGCACGCAAAGCTATGCATTGCTGCGGCCCTTATGGTCGCGGTAACCTGGGCAAAGGCGCTACCAGCATCAAATAGAACGGCACCTGTCGACTACACGGG GCACCGACTCGTCTCTGTAGCTCCCACAACAGCGGCTCATGTTAGCCTGTTATCGCACTTGCAGGACCGCTTCAAG GTCGATGTGTGGCAGGAGCCTAACCGCTTCGGAGCGCCTGCACTGCTCAGACTGCGACCCGAAGTCGCCGATGAATTCGTGGCAAGCGCATCGAGCTCCGGAATGTCCGTCACCACGACCTGCTCGGACGTGCAAGA GCTAATCGACAATGAGCGCAGAGAGATTCGCTTCACCACCTATTCTACTGAGAAGTCACGCTTTGACAGATACCTGACATTTGAAGAG CTGAACGACGCCTTGAAGGACTACGCAAAGAGCTTCGACCACGTGACGTTCACGTCCATCGGCAGGTCGTACGAAGGACGGGATCTCATCGGTGTTCAC ATCAAGGCGAAGGATAACTTGCCCATCGTGTTCGTGGAGTGCGGAATCCACGCCAGGGAATGGATCGCTCACTCCGCCTGTCTCTACTTCATCGACCAG CTGGCCACGAACTACGAGGATGACAAGGTGGTGCGTGGTCTTGTGGAGAAGTACGAGTGGCGCATCCACCCGGTCGTCAACCCCGACGGCTACGTGTACTCGCATACCACG GACCGTCTTTGGAGGAAGACACGTTCAAAGAGCCGGCTGAGTACCGAGTGCATCGGGACAGACGGCAACCGAAACTTCGAGACTGCCAAATTTTGCA AGACAACGGCCACCGACGACCCCTGCAAAGAAACGTACTGCGGCGACAGCGTCTTCTCGGAGCCCGAAACCCGCGCCATCAGGGACGCCGTGATGGACATCAAGGACCGCACTGAGTTCTACTTTTCGGTGCACAGCTTCGGCCTACTCTGGCTGTTCCCGAACGCCCACAGCCTGCCTCCAGTTCAGAATAACGACGTCCTG GCGAACATCTCACTGAAGGCGACGGAAGCCATTAAAAAGGTTCGGCGCACGCAGTTCGACTTTGGATCTACATCGTCGGTCTTAT ATGACGCAGGCGGGACGAGCATGGATTGGGCCTACGACCATGCTGGTATCAAGAAAGCATTCACCATGGAGCTGGAACCGTCGTCTCAAGTGCCCGATTGGAAGAAGGGATTCATGCTGCCGCCGAGGGAAATCCTGAAGGCCGTTGAGGAAGCGTGGGAAGGCCTTAAGGCAGCCGTCGCGTAA